In the Muricauda sp. MAR_2010_75 genome, one interval contains:
- a CDS encoding outer membrane beta-barrel protein: MHKRYIVHIFLVFVCGLVYSQDFSITGKLKDRVSQEPLESSTVYVESIKDSTLIAYTISDSNGMFQLDFSTNRKNINLFITYIGYKTIVKEISLKTPNIEMGDINLEIQANQLDEIKVFGDRIPIIVKKDTLEFNADSFQTRPDANLEELLKRLPGIEIDKKGGITMNGQVVSQILINGMPFFGNDLKIATKNIPREIVDKVELTSTKTEKERFTGKEGSSDKQTINVTIKKDKNKGHMMRATAGYGTDDRYQFNAIGNYFNGKERISLLLGKNNINNPGFSFDEVYDMIGNKRELNRNNNDGFNLGDIAFGSGEGIAESTNLGANYTNEFNNNTKVSTDYFFGSANTNNETKIFQENQLQNDLFFTDKASGYLSETDSHRFTGLFSTNIDSSLRLSFQPKFTYNKTMNSSFSNESSFSLGNEITSESVLVDSSSISTKNFNNNIEIIKRYGNQGRFLSFNLRNSYIENDGKSRYSSELSTSSDNIEIKQLEESYGKNESYNFGISYRLPLGKKKLFLDFDFNYLISRQKNNRVVNDFNDTTNEFEDLNQDLSSYFSYNADVVQPKVGLTYEGDKYSFNINGSYINVQLSNNDSIQKLEYSKINGRTYFGGFFRYQINKRSKIFLDYRVDNTIPSLNELQPIEDVKNPLNVSGGNNELSSFYNHVIRLNYTGYNSKSKTNFFLFAQSEISDDKIVEKLDVDNNLIRNRGFVNMDGNINTFGGFGINKRIKKDSTHILNISTGGGFVFRNDVTLNNDIEFKTSTFRFVPRLGLQYSYKDFFDVSPSYRLTYNTTTYNDRQKTDFTLHSLELRVTSYWPKGVVIGNDLSYVYNGSIQGNIEKTSLLWNLSFGMNMFKGNGNLKFTVYDLLRQNNNISRTVTQNFIENRESLILQRYFMLSFTYKINNFDKRR; the protein is encoded by the coding sequence ATGCATAAACGTTATATAGTTCATATTTTTTTGGTATTTGTTTGCGGTTTAGTCTATTCGCAGGATTTTTCTATCACCGGAAAGTTAAAGGATAGAGTTTCTCAGGAGCCGCTTGAGTCGTCTACCGTGTATGTAGAATCAATAAAGGATAGTACCTTAATTGCATATACAATCAGTGACTCGAACGGAATGTTTCAACTTGATTTTTCGACAAATAGGAAAAATATAAACCTATTCATTACTTATATTGGATATAAAACAATTGTTAAGGAAATTTCATTGAAAACACCCAACATAGAAATGGGGGATATCAATTTGGAAATTCAAGCAAATCAACTTGATGAGATAAAAGTTTTTGGCGATAGGATTCCTATAATAGTTAAAAAAGACACGCTGGAATTTAATGCAGACTCATTTCAAACACGTCCTGATGCCAATTTGGAGGAGTTGCTAAAGAGATTGCCAGGAATCGAAATCGATAAAAAAGGTGGGATTACCATGAATGGACAAGTGGTTAGCCAAATATTAATAAATGGAATGCCTTTTTTCGGAAATGACTTAAAAATTGCTACTAAAAACATTCCTAGGGAGATAGTGGATAAGGTAGAACTTACTTCGACTAAGACAGAAAAAGAAAGGTTTACGGGCAAAGAGGGGAGTTCCGATAAACAGACAATCAATGTAACAATTAAAAAAGACAAAAATAAGGGACACATGATGAGGGCTACAGCGGGATATGGAACAGATGATAGGTATCAATTTAATGCCATAGGAAATTACTTTAACGGTAAAGAGCGTATTAGTCTTCTGTTAGGAAAGAACAACATAAATAATCCGGGGTTTTCATTTGATGAAGTCTATGATATGATTGGAAATAAGAGAGAATTGAATAGGAACAATAATGATGGGTTTAATCTAGGTGATATTGCTTTTGGGTCAGGAGAGGGAATTGCAGAGTCTACCAATTTGGGGGCAAATTATACAAATGAATTTAATAACAATACGAAAGTTTCAACCGATTATTTTTTTGGTTCAGCCAATACTAACAATGAAACCAAAATTTTTCAGGAAAATCAGTTACAAAATGATTTGTTTTTCACCGATAAGGCATCAGGCTATTTAAGTGAGACAGATTCACATAGATTTACTGGGCTATTCTCAACGAATATTGATTCTTCTTTGAGATTAAGCTTCCAACCAAAATTCACTTATAATAAAACTATGAACAGTTCTTTTTCTAACGAATCTTCATTCTCTTTAGGAAATGAGATTACTAGTGAAAGTGTACTTGTAGATAGTTCTAGTATTTCAACAAAAAATTTTAACAACAATATAGAAATCATTAAAAGGTATGGAAATCAAGGAAGGTTTTTAAGTTTTAACCTAAGAAATTCTTACATCGAAAATGATGGGAAATCCAGATATTCATCTGAGCTCTCCACATCTTCGGACAATATCGAAATTAAGCAGTTAGAAGAGTCATATGGCAAAAATGAAAGCTACAATTTTGGAATATCATATAGGCTACCATTAGGCAAAAAGAAATTGTTTCTTGATTTTGATTTTAATTACCTAATTAGTAGACAGAAGAACAATAGGGTAGTTAATGATTTCAACGATACCACTAATGAATTTGAAGACTTAAATCAAGACCTAAGCTCCTATTTTTCTTATAACGCTGATGTAGTCCAACCTAAAGTTGGTTTAACATATGAAGGAGACAAATATAGTTTTAATATAAATGGGAGCTATATCAACGTTCAGCTAAGCAATAATGATTCAATCCAAAAATTGGAGTATTCAAAAATAAATGGTAGAACTTATTTTGGTGGTTTTTTTAGATACCAAATTAATAAAAGATCCAAGATTTTTTTAGATTATAGAGTAGATAATACCATACCTTCTCTCAATGAATTACAGCCTATTGAAGACGTTAAAAACCCTTTGAATGTTTCGGGGGGCAATAATGAGTTGAGTTCTTTTTACAATCATGTGATTAGGCTTAATTATACGGGATACAATTCAAAATCAAAAACTAATTTTTTCTTATTCGCTCAATCAGAAATATCGGATGACAAAATTGTTGAGAAGCTCGATGTAGACAATAACTTGATAAGAAATAGAGGTTTCGTAAATATGGACGGGAATATTAATACATTTGGGGGTTTTGGGATTAATAAGCGGATAAAAAAAGATAGTACTCACATTTTGAACATTTCGACTGGTGGCGGATTTGTGTTTAGAAATGATGTTACTTTAAATAATGATATTGAGTTTAAAACTAGTACGTTTCGATTTGTTCCGAGATTAGGACTTCAATATAGCTACAAAGATTTTTTTGATGTTAGTCCCTCTTATCGACTGACATATAATACTACTACTTATAACGATAGACAGAAAACCGATTTCACTCTTCATAGTTTAGAACTAAGAGTAACTTCATATTGGCCAAAAGGAGTTGTAATAGGGAATGATTTAAGTTATGTCTATAATGGGTCTATCCAAGGTAATATTGAAAAAACATCTTTGCTTTGGAATTTAAGTTTTGGAATGAATATGTTTAAGGGAAATGGAAACCTAAAATTTACTGTATATGATTTGTTAAGGCAAAACAACAATATTTCAAGAACTGTTACTCAAAATTTCATTGAAAATAGAGAAAGTTTAATACTTCAGAGATACTTTATGTTAAGCTTTACATATAAAATAAATAATTTTGACAAAAGAAGATAA
- a CDS encoding M56 family metallopeptidase has product MQVNEIGMTQNVSIGTPLAWNELILALGSLSALICFFGKIRKIKNYIKLGKLEFLGDYILVELPTKNTAFSFFNYIFISSDIINNKEIHTSILEHELVHVRQKHTIDLLFFEIMRILFWFNPFSYLYQNRISVLHEYIADNELVSTTNQIEQYKLLLAQALRTHDISLINPFFNNSLVKKRIVMLKRKRSHSFNKLKFLLLIPVIGGMLGFSSSIDLKKESLKLLSDRTLITDGLSTINGIPFALVDRPPIFPSCLGTDNLKLCFGEMLQNHINKRIKSLEIKERESPDKTVKILCTITAEGNVANIKIKGLDKNLENAALDIISSLPKLIPAEHNGEKVNVLFSIPIDFK; this is encoded by the coding sequence ATGCAAGTGAACGAAATTGGAATGACTCAAAATGTGAGTATAGGAACACCATTGGCATGGAACGAATTAATTTTAGCTTTAGGATCACTTTCCGCACTAATTTGTTTTTTTGGGAAAATAAGAAAAATCAAGAATTACATCAAATTGGGAAAGTTAGAATTTTTAGGAGATTATATTCTTGTAGAATTACCAACAAAGAATACAGCATTTTCTTTTTTCAACTATATTTTTATTAGTAGTGATATTATTAATAATAAAGAAATCCATACAAGTATTTTGGAACATGAACTAGTCCATGTTAGGCAAAAACACACGATTGATTTACTTTTTTTTGAAATAATGAGGATTCTTTTTTGGTTCAATCCTTTTTCATATTTATACCAAAATAGAATTTCAGTATTACATGAATACATTGCGGACAATGAACTGGTGTCTACAACTAATCAAATTGAACAATATAAATTGTTGTTGGCACAAGCTTTAAGAACGCATGACATTTCTCTCATAAATCCATTTTTCAATAATTCTCTTGTTAAGAAAAGGATAGTTATGTTAAAAAGAAAAAGGTCGCATAGCTTCAATAAATTGAAGTTTTTACTATTGATTCCTGTTATTGGAGGAATGTTGGGTTTTTCATCAAGTATTGATTTAAAAAAGGAAAGTCTTAAGCTTTTAAGCGATAGGACATTAATCACGGATGGCTTATCAACCATCAATGGAATTCCTTTCGCATTGGTTGATAGACCTCCCATTTTCCCTTCATGTTTAGGTACGGATAATTTAAAATTGTGTTTTGGGGAAATGCTTCAAAATCATATAAATAAGAGAATTAAATCCTTAGAGATTAAAGAACGTGAATCTCCTGACAAAACGGTTAAAATTTTGTGTACCATTACGGCTGAGGGAAATGTTGCAAATATTAAAATTAAAGGTTTAGACAAAAATCTCGAAAACGCCGCTCTTGATATTATTTCATCTTTACCCAAGTTGATCCCTGCCGAGCACAATGGAGAAAAGGTAAATGTTTTGTTTTCAATACCGATTGATTTTAAATAG
- a CDS encoding BlaI/MecI/CopY family transcriptional regulator: MKELTRAEEEVMQVLWKLKKGSVAAIIKEFPNPKPAYNTVSTVVRILESKGFVSHEKRGKGYIYFPLMQKNDYSNQTISKLVDNYFQGSFTSMVSFFMKKNDMNVNDLELMLNEIKEKS, translated from the coding sequence ATGAAAGAGCTAACTAGAGCAGAGGAAGAAGTTATGCAGGTTTTGTGGAAACTAAAGAAAGGGAGTGTTGCTGCAATTATTAAAGAGTTTCCGAATCCTAAACCGGCTTATAACACTGTATCAACTGTTGTTAGAATTTTGGAAAGTAAGGGTTTTGTTTCACATGAAAAAAGAGGCAAAGGTTACATATACTTTCCTTTGATGCAAAAAAACGACTATAGTAATCAAACCATAAGTAAATTGGTAGATAACTATTTTCAAGGGTCCTTCACAAGTATGGTTTCGTTTTTCATGAAGAAAAATGATATGAATGTTAATGATTTGGAATTGATGTTGAATGAAATTAAAGAGAAAAGCTAA
- a CDS encoding thiopeptide-type bacteriocin biosynthesis protein, producing MQSFFFLGDKWIYYKIFTGEKFADRFLTKVIKPVVIDLKAEQVIKTFFFIRYGSPDFHLRLRFEIYKRKDLFIVIQRLHEVLKGFVEDKIIWKVETDTYHRELWRYGSNTIQICEEIFDCDSSSAIDLIEMVSRLGDDNVKWLLALKAIDSYLEYFNYETKEKIKLIEGLKTAFGKEFGMSRPLKKQLDKKYRESYHKIDSYLNLYNSNHENFDSAIKILKRKEDEISPLVTKIREMESKGFLEIEINSLVSSIIHMSINRLLNSKIRMQEMICYDFLFRYYSSTLARSKYG from the coding sequence ATGCAGAGTTTTTTTTTTCTTGGGGATAAATGGATTTATTACAAAATTTTCACAGGGGAGAAATTTGCGGACAGGTTTTTAACCAAAGTCATTAAACCCGTAGTAATTGATCTTAAGGCTGAACAGGTCATCAAAACATTTTTTTTCATCCGATACGGAAGCCCTGATTTTCATCTTAGACTGAGATTTGAAATCTATAAAAGAAAAGATTTATTTATAGTGATTCAAAGGCTTCATGAAGTTTTGAAAGGTTTCGTTGAGGATAAAATCATTTGGAAAGTTGAAACAGATACTTATCATAGAGAATTATGGCGTTATGGCTCTAATACAATACAAATTTGCGAGGAAATTTTCGATTGCGACAGTTCAAGTGCTATAGATTTAATCGAGATGGTTTCTAGATTAGGAGATGATAATGTTAAATGGCTTTTGGCATTAAAAGCAATTGATTCATACCTTGAATACTTTAATTATGAAACAAAGGAAAAAATAAAACTAATCGAAGGTTTGAAAACAGCTTTTGGAAAAGAATTTGGAATGTCTCGTCCATTGAAAAAACAATTAGACAAGAAATACAGAGAAAGCTATCATAAAATTGATAGTTATTTGAACTTATATAATAGTAATCATGAAAATTTTGATTCTGCAATAAAAATCTTAAAAAGAAAAGAAGATGAGATAAGCCCTTTGGTCACAAAGATTAGAGAAATGGAATCTAAAGGTTTTTTGGAAATCGAAATTAATTCACTAGTAAGTAGTATTATCCACATGTCGATAAACAGACTCTTGAATTCCAAAATTCGAATGCAGGAAATGATTTGTTATGACTTTCTTTTTAGGTATTATTCTTCTACTCTGGCACGTTCAAAGTATGGATAG